In Hemiscyllium ocellatum isolate sHemOce1 chromosome 33, sHemOce1.pat.X.cur, whole genome shotgun sequence, the following are encoded in one genomic region:
- the LOC132831209 gene encoding ferritin, middle subunit-like, with translation MTSQVCQNYHQDCEAAVNKQINLELTASYLYQSLMSYFDQDDVALHHFSQFFKAQSQEKQEHAEKLLKFQNQRGGRVLLQDVKKPERDEWGNGLQAMQVALDLEKNVNQSLLDLHQLATAQTDPHLCDFLETHYLDEEVEIIKRLGDYITNLKRLGAPENGLGEYLFDRLSLEDSS, from the exons ATGACATCTCAGGTTTGTCAGAACTATCACCAGGATTGTGAAGCTGCTGTCAACAAGCAGATTAACCTGGAGCTCACTGCCTCCTATCTCTATCAGTCTTTG ATGTCGTACTTTGACCAGGATGATGTTGCCCTGCACCATTTCTCCCAGTTCTTCAAAGCTCAGTCCCAGGAGAAGCAGGAACATGCAGAGAAGCTGCTGAAATTCCAGAATCAGCGTGGAGGCAGAGTCCTCCTCCAGGATGTGAAG AAGCCAGAGAGGGATGAGTGGGGTAACGGGCTGCAGGCAATGCAGGTTGCCCTGGATCTGGAGAAGAATGTGAACCAGAGTTTGCTGGATCTACACCAACTCGCCActgcccagactgaccctcat CTGTGTGACTTCCTGGAGACCCActatttggatgaggaggttgagatcATCAAGCGACTTGGGGACTACATCACCAACCTGAAGCGTCTGGGAGCTCCTGAGAATGGGCTGGGAGagtacctgtttgacaggctcTCGCTGGAGGACAGTAGTTAG